The segment CGGCGGCCGCGGGGCGCTGTCATGAGTAGCTCTACTCAGATCCGGTCCGGTGCGACGGCGAGGCAGGTGCCGTCGCACCGGTCGTCCTCCGAAGAACAGCACGGTGTGGTCCGGGCTTCTGCTCTGCCCGGCCCACACCGTTGTCAGCTGTCCCGGCTCGGCCCCGTTGTCAGCCGGCCGGCCTGAGGACGGGCGGGACGCGGCTCGGGAGCAGGAGACGACGGGCTGGTGGTCAGGACGCCTGGGCGGTCAGCGGTGCCGTCTCCGCCCCGTTCACCGACGGGCCGGGCCGCCGTGCCCGGTCCCGTTCCGCCCAGCGCACCACCGCGCCCATCCCCAGCGCGGTCACCAGGAACAGCGCCCCCAGCAGGAGCCAGCCCGGCACCCCCCAGGTGACCAGCAGCGAGGTGAGCAGCAGGGGGCCCAGCGTGCGTGCCAAGGGGACGCCTGTGCCAAAGAAGCCCTGGTACTGGCCGACGTGATGAGCCGGCGCGAGGTCGAAGCTGATCTGCCAGGATCCGGCCGACTGAAGCATCTCACCGATGAGCTGGAGCACCGCGCCGACGACGAGCACCACACCGGCTCCCCACGGCGCCATGCCCGCGGCCGACAGGGCGAACGCCAGACACGAGGCCAGCATGATCAGGCCGGAGTGCCGCACGGCCCGGGTGGCGGTGCGCAGGCCCGTCACCGACCGGGCCGTGCGGACCTGGAAGGCCATGACGCCAAGGGTGTTGAGGACGAACAGTGCCGAGACCAGCCAGCTCGGTGCGTCCGTACGGGCCACGATCCAGAGCGGGAGGGCGAGGCTGAGCAGCGGCATCCGCAGCAGCAGGACCGCGTTGAGGAAGGTCACCACGGCGTACGGGCGGTCCCGTAGCACCGTGAGCCGCGGCTCACCGCCCGTGCGGCCCGGGACCGGGGTCACCGCGGGCAGCAGGAGCAGCACCGCCGTGCAGATCAGGAAGCCCACCGCGTCCAGGGCGAAGACCGCGAGGTAGGCCTTGCGGGTGTCGTACTGGAGGGCCAGTCCGCCGAGGGCCGCGCCGAGGGCCAGCCCGGCGTTGAGCGTCGACTGGAGGTGAGCCAGGACGCCCGTCCGGGCCGCGCGGTCCACGAGACCCGCGAGCAGCGCCTGTCGGGCCGCGGCCAGTCCGCACTGCGCGGTGGCGTAGAGA is part of the Streptomyces platensis genome and harbors:
- a CDS encoding MFS transporter; the encoded protein is MSLRILPPAGAPRVLAAAQLSNSVGDGAFYVCSALYFTRVIGLSPTQIGLGLTLAWAVGSVAGVPLGALADRRGPRGTAVLLALATSIAVASFLFIRSFVPFLLVMCLYATAQCGLAAARQALLAGLVDRAARTGVLAHLQSTLNAGLALGAALGGLALQYDTRKAYLAVFALDAVGFLICTAVLLLLPAVTPVPGRTGGEPRLTVLRDRPYAVVTFLNAVLLLRMPLLSLALPLWIVARTDAPSWLVSALFVLNTLGVMAFQVRTARSVTGLRTATRAVRHSGLIMLASCLAFALSAAGMAPWGAGVVLVVGAVLQLIGEMLQSAGSWQISFDLAPAHHVGQYQGFFGTGVPLARTLGPLLLTSLLVTWGVPGWLLLGALFLVTALGMGAVVRWAERDRARRPGPSVNGAETAPLTAQAS